The DNA sequence TCCAGGCCGATCAGGTCGGTGGTGCGCAGGGGGCCGTCCGGGTCGTTGGCTGGTTGGTTCTGCTCGTCGGTCATCGGCGGCCGAGGATGTGGAGTTGCCGGGCCGGACCGGGTGCGCGACGGCCTGCGGCTCCAGGCGCCGCTCGGACCGGCGCCCGCCGACCCGGGCGGGGTGCCGGACCGGGTGGGCTGGACCGCCTGTGCGGGCCGGGCACCGTGCTGGCGTCGTGCACGTCGGCCATCCCGGTCGACGTGCCGGCGGCCGTCACCACCCGACCGGACCGCGTGCGAAGGAGCTCCAGCGTCTGCGGGTACCGCCCGCTCCCAGCGTGACACCGACACCTCCTGACGACGGTTCCGGTCACCCTCGAGCGGGTCTACGTGTTCTTCGTGATCGGGCGGGCGTTGCGCGGCCGGCCCGAACAGGGCGGCGAATCAGAACCGATCGGCGGGCTCCCAGCGGGCCCGACCCGCCGATTGCCGACGAAGGACCGCGCTCTCGTGCCGCAGCACAAGCAGTTCGGCGTCCTTCATCGTCTCGCTGCCCAGCATCACCACCGGCACGGGCAGCAGATTCCGGGTCACCTCGAACAGCAAGGACACGATCACCCGGACATGCTCTCGACACGCTGGCACTCGCTCTACCAGCGACATCCGTTTCGAGCGGTACGGGGTTGTGGTGGCGCCGACGTGCGGCACCCGACTCGGCGAAGTGCCAACTGGGCGAATGCCTGCCGGAGCGTCGACCGATACGCTGGAAGAGCACCGCCACCGTTCACCCGACCAGGGGAGCTTTCATTGGCGCGCTTGCGTTTTCTCGCTCATGCCACCGGTGCCGTGGTGCTGGCGGCCGTCTTGTCCGCCGCAGTGCTGACCGGTACTGCCAGTGCGTGCAGCTGTCTGCCCTATGACACCGAACCACAGCGCTACGCACGGGCCGATCACGTGTTCAGCGGCTACGTGTCCGCGTCCACCGTCCTGGAGCGCGGCAAGCCCGACTACGTCTGGGACGACCTGCGCGCGTACACCGTGCAGGTCGACCAGGAGTACAAGGGCGACGTGCCGGCGACCGTGACCGTGACGACCCACTACGCCGGATCGATGTGCGGGCTCTCGCTCTACGTGGGCGAGTCGTACCTGGTGTTCGCGTTCGGCGACTCCACCGGCGGCGAGGTGTCGTCCCACTACTGCTCCGGCACCCGCCCGGCACACGCCGGCCCGCCCGTGACGACCACGGCGGTGGCCGCCCCAGCCGCAGCACCCGCCTGCACCGCCGCCGCTGCCTGACCACCCCCGGACCGGACGTGGGTGGCCGCCACCACCCACCAAGGCATGTGGACCGGCTCACCCGGCCGCCTCCGCGTGCTGATCGGCGGCGAGACCGTCGCCGATCAGAGCAACTACCAGTACGCGCCCACCGGCATCACCAACTCCGCCGGGTACGACTCCGCCACCCTCGTGCCCGGGCAGCCGGTCGAGATCAGCGTCGAACCGGAAGCAGCGCACGGCGGCTGGTTGGTGATGCTGGTGCAGGAGGACTGACCGCACCCACCTCGACCATCCACGTGACCGCAACTCTGCGGGGTTCGAGTACTCCGCACTGGAGGCGCGCCGGGCCGAGTCCTCGAGTCAACCGGTGCGGCTGCCTACGCGGATGGCGACACGGGTGTCACGGTCAGGCGGTGCAGAGGACGCCGTTGAGGGCGACGTTGGAGATCTTGACGGCGGGCCAGTCGGGGTTGATCCCGTCGAACTCGAAGCGGACGGAACCGCCGGGCGGCAGGTAGTCGTTCCAGTCGAAGGGGGTGAAGCTGATGGAGCCCCAGTCGTTGGAGTACCTGCCGTGGCCGGAGAAGGACTCGATGGTGACGCCGGGGCGCAGGTTGAACCCGACGTGCCAGGGGCGGAGCCCGGTCGAGCCGGTGTTGGTCACCTCCAGCGTGGCCGAGAAGCGGCGCGGGGGAATGGCCAGGACGTTGTCGACCGTGGCTTCGAAGCCGCAGCGGATCTCCGCTGCGGAGACCCCGCCGCCCGGGGCCGGTGCGGCGGCGGCTGGGGTGGTGGTCAGGGCGATCACGCCGGCCACGGTCGACAGGACGGCGGATAACGTGCGCTTGAACTCCATGGTGACTCTCCTTCCGGACGAACGACAGGAGGGCTTGTCGACGAGTTGCGGGGTTGGATTCGTGTTGGTGGTGGAAGAACCGGGCCCGTGACGGTTCTTGATCGACTCGGTGTGCCGGGTGGATGGCTCGGTGCATGGGGCGGAGGCCTGAGGACGACGTCCCGGCGGCGGCGCGAGGTTCACGGCCGGGCGTCGAACGGTTCGTAGCAGTCGAAGGTCTCGATGGACGTGATCAGGCCGTCGGCGGTCTCGACGAACTGCGCGATGTGCGCGACGAGCTCGTCGCCGCGGCGGAACGGGCCCGCGTCACGTGCGACCACCCCGCTCCAGGTCAGGCGCAGGATCGCGGTGTCGCCGACCGCGACGGCCGAGCGCACGTCGTACTCCTGCCGGGCCAGCAGTCCGGCACCCACCTCCGAAGCGGCGAGCATCTGGTCCAGGGTGGCGCGGGCGCCTGCGGGCTTGAGGCGGTTCGGGTGCTCGGTGGTCGAGGCCGACGGGGCGAAGTGGTGCCGGAGGTCTTCACCCCGGTGCCCGGCCTCGAGCGCCCGGAGCAGGGCGGTCGCCACGGCGATCGGATCACGAGCCATAACCACAACCCTAGTTGTACAACCGTGGTTGTCAATCGCATACTGGACCTCGTGGCCACACTCGACCCGGCGGGCATCGACATCGCCACCCTCGCCTGGCTGGCGGGCAGCGCCGCCAACAGGGCGATCCTCGCGGAGCTGCACCGGGCCGGCCACACCGGCGTGCGCAACTCCCACGGGTACGTCATCCAACACCTGATCCACGGGGCACCCACGGTCTCCGAACTCGCGGACCTCCTCGACGTCACCCAGCAGGCGGCCTCGAAGCACCTGCTCGAACTGGAGCGTCTCGACTACGTCGCGAGGGTGCCGGATCCCGGTGACAGCCGGGTGCGACGTGCCCGGCTCACCGACCGGGGTCGGCGGCTCGTCGACGACAGCCGCCGGGTACGACGGCAGCTGGACGACCGGCTGACGAAGCTGGCGGGCGACGACGCGGCCGACTCGGCCCGGCGGGTCCTGGTCCGCCTGCTCGACGCGACAGGGGAAACCGCGAGCGTGACCGCGCGCCGCGCCGTCCCGCCGAGCGAGTAGGCGAGCACGCTTGGAGACCTCATCCGGTACGCCGCGCCCGGTATGGCGCCCGACGCGACCGGGTGGGCCACCGTAGAGGGTGCTTTGAGTGCCCCGTCCGCACATCAACGTCACGACAGGACGCCGAGTTGGCCGCGCAGGTCGTCGCGATCCACGACGAGTCGCGGGGCACCTATGGCGCACCCCGGCTGCACGCCGACCGCGGCTGTCGATACACCTCCGCGCGGCTCGCCGCCCTCCAAAACGCGTCAACCCCGGACAGGCGAGCGTTGTCTGGTATCGATGGTGACCAGATGTGAGTCGATGGGGGTCACGGTGGCGAGCGGCGACGAACCGAGACCGGAGCAGATCAAGCAGATAGGCGGCGCGGCGAACGGCTCCAACGTGAACCAGGCTGGCGGCGACGTCCACGTCACCGAAGCCGGCCGGGACGTCAAGATGTACGACGTCGACTTGCACGTCCCAATCTGGGTGTGGGCTGCGGTCAGCGTCTCGGTCGTGGTGGCGGCAGCGGCCGTGACCTGGGCGACGTGGCACAGACCGACCGCCGAACCGTCGGTGCTTGACACGGAACACCTATCGACCACGATCACCGCGATGACTACGGCCACGACCACGGCGACGACCGCGACAACTACAACATCGCCGGCACCGCCGGAAGCATCCACTGCGGCTACCCGATTACCGACCGCCACGACGACGCCGACACCCGCACCTGCGACCGTCTGGTGGACGGGCAATCTGAAGCTGGGCGGCTACGGCGGCACGGGCGGCGGTTGGTGGCTCGACCGAAGCCCGCCCGGCCCAGCCGTGACTGGGGACCTCTACTACGGGTCGGAGACCGAAGTCGCCGGCGTGGCCATGGTCAAGTGGGACGGAGCGATCCCACCGGATCTGTCGCAGTGCACGGACCTGCTGGACGCCAACCTCGGCCAGGCGTGGACAGCCGTCCGCCGCGGGACCACGGCGTGCCTCCGAACTCGTGATGGCCGAGTCCGCTACTTCACCGTGATCCGAACCCCAGGGCCCAACGAACTGAACCCGTCGATCAGCGTGACGGCCACCGTGTGGGACAAGGGGTGATCCAGCGACGACGACCTACCGAGGCGCGATCGAGAATCCTGCCGACGACCTGGGCGAGGATCAGCTCCAGCAGTCGTAGTGCCACGCCTCACGATCTTGCTCCTGCAGCACGTGGTGCGCGATAGCCGCAGCTCAGCGCCTCAGTGCAGGTTCTGGCACCCCACAGGTGCCACAGCCCCGGTGGCGGGGCGCTGCAACACCACGCACGCCGACGGCGCGTGGAGCGATTGGTCGAGCGCGGCCTCGACCACGGGCTGTAGCTGACGGCCCGAGGTCCGTCGAACCCGCCCGACGCCGTGAGGACGACGGCCGGTCCGGCGTCGTCGATGCGATCACCACGGAGTTGATGAGCCCTGATCGGGCACAGGCCAACATGGCGATCACGGTCTGCGGCGCGGCAGGCAGGAGGAGCAGGACCGTGTCACCCTTCCGCAGCCCCGGTTCGGCGAGTGCGCCGGCGAAGGAGACCACCTCCTCGTGGAGCCGACGGTAGCCGCACGTCCTTCACCGCGGTCTGCGGGCTGTCGAAGATCAGCGCGGGGCGGTCACCCCGGCCTTCCTCGACGTGCACGTCCAGGCAGTTGTGCGCCGCGTTGAGCGTGCCACCGGTGCAACGGGTACCCGCTGTCGTCCAGGACCTCATCCCATTCGCGGCCCAGGTCAACCGGCGGGCCCGGTCCGCCCAGGACGTGAACTGGTTCTCGGGCCACTTGATGATGGGTGTGGTGGTCACGACAGCACTTCCTCCACCGTGTTCACATTTCGCTTCCCCAGGGCGCCGGACCGCTATCTCGACGAGTGGCGGCACAGCGCCCGGGTGAACACCTCGGTGTTGCCGGTGATCCCGACTCGAACCTTCGAGACGCACTCTCCGAGGTTCAGGCTCGCGGGCACAGCTTCCCCGTCATCCCGGCGCCCGAGCGATCCCGCACGCCGCACGATGCCGATACAGCCAGCACTACCTACGCCGCGCGCCCACCGTCGGTTGAAGACACCGCGCGCTGGTGCGGTCCAGACCTCGGCATGCCACCGGCCGCTCGGGTCGTGTTCAGCGCAGACCGCCGGTGAAGACGCGCAGGGCGGCCACGACAGCGGGGACCGGAATGTTCGGACCGGTGTCGCGTAGGCCGTGGTCCACGCCGGTCAGCACCGTGCGCCCCGGGCCCGTGGCGCCCGCTCGGCGCAGGTCCTCGACGAGCGGCTTCGATGGTGGCGCGGGGCATCCGGTGGCCGTTGGTGCCGCAGGTCAGCAGGACCTGGGTGTCGGAGCGGAGCCGGCTCGCGGCGGTCGGCGGGTAGGCCCGGTCGCCGAGCGCGAAACGCCGGCCGGGGCCGTCGAACAGCGCCTGAAAGAACCGCGGTAAGACTGCACAACGATCCCGCACAGGTCGGTGCCCGGCCCGAAGGCAGGCCAGGACGGCGGCCCGTACCCGGATCACCAACCGACTGAGGAATTGCCGCCGCCACTGACCTCAACATGACTCGAGGCTCATCTCGGCGGTGATTCCGCGATCATGGTAGTTGTCTCTTTCGTCCAGGACTCCGCTCAGCATTGACCGCGTCAGGTGACGCGGAAGACCGGCCAGCCGATCTCGGTGCGCCACGCGGCGGGATCGCTCGTGTCACGAGGGCCGACGGCGTAGACCTCCCGCACCGGCCCGGCCACCGACATCGCGTTCTCCACCACCCAGGTCCCGAGTTCGCCATACGTGACCTCGGCGCCGTCGTGCTCGCCGACGTGGGTGGTGACGGCCAGTTCCACGGCCGGAAGAGTCACGGGGTGAACGCGTCCGGCGCGAGGTGGCGTGGCGGTCGGCAGGTAGACGAGCGCGTGACCGCGCTCCTGTTCGAAGAGGGCGTTGTCATAACAGCCGCCCGGCGGTCCGGTCGCGGCGGCGCCGACGGCCGCCTCCAATTCGGCCATCGCGCCTGCGAACCAGGTCGCGACGTCGCGATGCCCGATGACGGCCTCCACCGCCGCGACCGTCCGGGCGGGCTCCGCACGCAGCTCGACGTCGATCGGCGCGGGGTCGGGCCGGAGCAGGCGCCGCAGCGACACGACCGCGGCCCTGGTGCGGTCGAGCACGTCCTCGAGGCGTTGCAGGTGGTCCGCGACCAGGGTCGCCCGGACACCTGGGTCGGGGGTCCGCAGGATCCGCTGCACGTCGCTCAGGGGGACGTCGAGTTCGCGGAGCCGGTGGATGACCTGCGCGGTCGGGATCTGGTCGACGCCGTAGTAGCGGTAACCGGTGGTCTCGTCGACCACGGCGGGTTCCAGCAGGGCCGCCTCGTGATACCGGCGAAGGGTCCGCACGCTCAAGTGGGTCAACCGCGAGAATTCCCCGATGGTCAGCACCCGCACATTCTGGACTCTCCCCCTGGGAGAGGGTCCACGGCTTGACCCTCTCACGCCGTGAGGTCACACGATGGGTTCATGACACAGCGCACCGATCTCCCGTCCGATCTGCTCCCGGCCACCGTGCGCGGGTTCTTCGCCGCCCACGTCGTCCACGACGCCGACACCGCCTCGTCGTTCCTCACCGAGGACGCGGTGGTCGTCGACCAGGACGAGACCTTCCGCGGCCGGGAGGCTGTCCACGCGTTCCTGCGGGACGCCGGGGCCGAGTTCGAGTACACGACCGAGCAGATCGGCACTCGCCGCGTCGATGATGCCCACTGGGTGGTGACCGTGCGGATCGAGGGCACCTTCCCGGGCGGTGTCGCCGAACTCGACTACCGGTTCGCGTTGCGGGACGACCTCATCGCCGAGCTCGTCATCGCCAACCACTCGGCCTGACCCAACCCGCGCTACGCCGATTTTCAGTGGAGAGAGAAATGTCTGGTTCGGATCGCGATCGTCTCGACGGTCGCCGGGCGCTGGTCACGGGCGGTTCGAAGGGCTCGGGCAAGGCCGTCGCGGAGAGGCTGCGAGAGATGGGCGCCGACGTGTACGTCACGGCGCGAACGATGCCCGACGGGTACGAGCACCCCGACCGGTTCATCGAAGCGGACACTTCGACGATCGAAGGCACTGACGCGGTGGCCTCTCGAATCGCCGAGGCCGGCGGCGCACTCGACATCCTGGTGCACGTCGTCGGAGGGTCGTCGACGCCGGCCGGTGGGTTCGCGGTCATCACCGACGACCAGTGGCTCACCGAGCTGAACCTCAACTTCCTGGGAGCGGTGCGGCTCGATCGGGCTCTTCTCCCGGCGATGATCGAGTCCGGGGCGGGCGTGGTGCTGCACTTCACCTCGATCCAGCGTGAACTACCCCTGTACGACGCGTCCCTGGCCTACGCGGCAGCGAAGGCTGCTCTGCGCACGTACAGCAAAGGCCTCGCCAACGAGCTCGCGCCGCGCGGCGTACGGGTCAACGCGATCAGCCCCGGCGGGATCGAGACCGAAGCCTACGAGCGATTCGTGGACCGGATCGCCGAGGGCAGCGGAAGCACACGTGAAGCAGCCAAGCAGACCATCTACGACTCCCTCGGAGGAGTCCCCCTGGGACGATTCGCGAACACCGGGGAAATCGCGGACCTGGTCGGATTCCTGGTCTCGGACCGCGCCTCGGCGATCGTGGGCGCCGAGTACGTGATCGACGGCGGGACCGTTCCGACCGTCTGAGCCGGATTCCTCCCACATTCATCGATGACCTGTGACCTGCGGCAGGCGGACATCACGCCTCCTGCCGCAAGGAGAACCCATGACCGAGCAAGTCGCGGAGCGGCCTTCCGCCCAGCCGATCGGGCCGCCACCACCTTTCGACCCGGAGCTTGCTCCCGTCCTCGAAGTGCTGACCAGCCTGCGCCCACCCGACGCGTACCGCCCGGACAACATCGTGGAGATGCGCGGACCCGTTCCCGGCGTGGAGACCCCGACCGACGAGGTCCTCTCGCGCGGTGGCGCCTACAGCGTGCGGGAGCGGACGGTGCCGGGGCCGGACGGGGAACCGGACATCTCGCTGCTGATCTGCCTGCCGAAGCACGCGGCGACGCCGACCCCGGCGATCTATTACGTCCACGGAGGCGGCATGATCGTCGGGGACAACCGGTTCGGCCTGGTCGAGATGCTGAACCTGGCCGAACCGATGGGCATGGCCGTGGTCTCGGTCGAGTACCGGCTCGCACCCGAGACACCCCACCCCGGTCCCGTCGAGGACTGCTACGCGGGCCTGGTGTGGACGTCGGATCACGCCCACGAGCTCAACATCGACCCCGAGCGCATCGTCATCGCCGGTGCGAGCGCCGGCGGCGGCCTCGCAGCAGGTGTGACCTTGATGGCACGCGACCGCAACGGCCCCGCCGTCCTGGCCCAGCTGCTCCTGTCGCCGATGCTCGACGACCGCAACGACTCGCCCTCCGCCCGGCAGATGCGCGGCCTCGGCGTCTGGGACAGCTCCTCGAACGAGACCGGGTGGAACGCGCTCCTCGGCGGCAGCGTGCGCGGAGGACCGGACGTGTCCGGGTACGCCGCGCCTTCCCGCGCCGCGGACCTCTCCGGCCTGCCGTCCACGTTCATCGACGTCGGGTCGGCCGAAACGTTCCGGGACGAGGACGTTGCCCATGCGAGCCGCATGTGGCAGGCGGGCTGCCACGTCGAACTGCACGTCTGGCCCGGTGGCTTCCACGGGTTCGACGTCGTGGCCCCTCATGCCGCGCTCTCGCAGGACGCCATCGCTGCTCGAGTGGCATGGCTGCGCCGCCAGCTCGGGTGTTCCCCCGGTGAGGCGCTGAGCCGGGCCGGGCTGCACGCGTGAGCCGTGACCAGATGTCGTCGAACCTGTGGGGTGCCAGAGCTCTGCGCCGAAGCGCTGAGCTGCGGTAATCACACATCACGTGCTGCAGGAGCCCGACCCGGACTTGATGGCCAAGATGCACCGGATCCTGGACCTCGCAGATCACCCGTCCGACGACGGCCGGGTGATCTGCGTCGACGAGTTCGGACCGCTCAACCTCCAACGCTGCAAGGGCAGGGCATGGCGGCCGACCGGAGCACCGCGCCGATTACAGGCCACCTACAACCGTCGACACGGTGTGATGCACATGCTCGCCGCCCTAAACTTGACCAGCGGAAAGATCCACTACCGGATCCGGCGCCGCAAACGGCACGGCGAACTTCTCGACCTGCTCGCGAGCCTGCGGGGCAGATGGCCGGGCCAACGCCGCTACCTCGTCATGGACGGCTTCTCGCCCCACCGTCACCCCGACGTCCGAGACTGGGCCGCCGGCAACGACGCCGACCTGGTGTTCCCACCGACCTGCAACTCCTGGCTGAACTGGATCGAAGCCGAGTTCACCGCCCTGCGCTACTGCGCACTTCCGGCGATCGACCCACCTCCGGCGTGGATATCAACAGCGATACCACAGGGCGTGCTCAACAGCTGATGGAAACGGAAGGTGACTGGCCGACCAAGCGAATAGCCGGAGGGTAATAGCCAGGTGGCGCGGTAAAGATAACGTCAGCCACACCGATGTAGCTACCGGCGACGCACGGTGCCGAGGCGGGAGCGGAGAGGCTGGCAACGTTGGCCTGAACTCGTGCGCCGGTGCCGACGACGGTCGTCCCGCCCCGGAACAAGCCCGTGACCACATCGATGCTTCCGACCGGATAGTCGCATACTCCACGGCCTACCACGTTGATCGTGCCGGGGACGTGCGAGGAGTTGTGCGGGTAGTCGCTGATCGCGTTGCACGTGATCACCGGCGGACTGCTCGCGCTGGCGGCTTCTCCCTGCCGAGAAATCAGTTTGCGCAAGACGACTGGCGCTTCCGGGACCGCCTGCGTTGCCAGTACCCGCTGGAGTTGAGGTCTTTCGACGGTGGCCGACGACGCGTTGGCCACACCTGACGAGGCTATCAGCGCGGCGGTCGCGGCTACCGTCATGACGACGGACGACCAAGCTGTGGCGCGGAATCGCATAGACATCTCACCTTCTCCAACAATAGCAATAGAACGAGTCGCTAATTGCAGACAGGACTCTAAAGTTCACGTCTGGACGGACACTGGACGGACTCTGGATGTCGATTGGACGGCGCCCGGGATCTTGATCGAACGGCAGCCGTCGGAGAAGACCGTGCGGTAGGGCCCGAACCGGACCCCGTGCGCACGGGGTTGGGCCAGTGACCCGGACAGCACCTCGAACAGTCGGCGCATCGGCGCACCGCCGAGTCTGCGAGGCAGATCTCGTTCGCAGGGTCCTGGCTGATGACGGCCACGGTGCCGCGGTCGAGCAGGTGGTCCGCCGGCTTGGTCAGCGACCAGGGTCGAGAACGCGGTGACGTGTGCCGCCCGGAAAGTCATCGCCGCTGGTGAAGCGAGAGCGCCGTCGTCTTTGGAAGCATGGCCGGGTGATCGAGTCCCTGCTGTACAAGGTGACCCGGAAGCTGCTGTCCGTCCCGGCGGTGCTTCTCGCAGCGAGACGGTGAAGGACGCCGAACTGCTCGTCTTGCGGCACGAGAACGCGATCCTGCGCCGACAACTCGTGGGTCCGGTCCATCACGAGCCCGCCGATCGGTTCTGGTTCGCCGCCCTGTCCAGGCTGGTGGATCGTCGACGTTGGGGAGAGGTCTTCCCAGTCACGCCCGCCACTCTGCTCGCCTGGCACCGCAGACTCTTGGGCCGCGAGTGGGATAAGTCTCGTGCACGTCGACGCATCGGACGCCCACCGACACGAGCGGCGATCAAGTCGCTCGTGCTGCGGCTCGCCAGGGAGAACCCACGGTGGGGCCACCGCCGAATCCAGGGCGAACTGGCTCGACTCGGCCACGGGATCGCCCATCCGACGGTCTGGTAGATCCTGCACGACGCCGGCATCGACCCGGCGCCACGCCGCACCGGCCCGACCTGGCGAGAATTGCTCACCGCCCAGGCCCAGGGCATCATCGCGGCCGACTTCCTCCACCTCGACACTGTGTTCGGCAAACGCCTCTACGCGCTGGCGTTCCTCGAGCACGGCACCAGGCGCCTGCACATCACCGCAGTCACAGCCCCACCCGACCCAGGCCTGGACAACGCAGCAAGCCAGGAACCTCACCGCAGACCTCGGAACGCGCATGGAATCCCTGCGCTTCCTGCTCCGCGACCGCGACGGCAAGTTCAGCCAGGTCTTCGACGCCGTCTCCCACGCCGACGACCTCCGCGTCATCAAGAGCGCACCACAGGCACCGCGGATGAACGCCCACTGCGAACGGGTCATCGGCACCATCAGACGCGAACTCCTCGACCACATCCTGATCACCGGCGAGAGCCACGCACACCAAGTCCTCAAGACCTGCGAAGACCACTACAACCGACACCGACCCCACCACGCCCGCGACCAACTACCACCCGAGACTCAACATCAACTTCCGGCAGTCCACGACCTCAACGTCCGCAGGCTGCACCGCACCCGCATCCTCGGCGG is a window from the Saccharothrix saharensis genome containing:
- a CDS encoding integrase codes for the protein MIVSLLFEVTRNLLPVPVVMLGSETMKDAELLVLRHESAVLRRQSAGRARWEPADRF
- a CDS encoding cellulose binding domain-containing protein, with translation MEFKRTLSAVLSTVAGVIALTTTPAAAAPAPGGGVSAAEIRCGFEATVDNVLAIPPRRFSATLEVTNTGSTGLRPWHVGFNLRPGVTIESFSGHGRYSNDWGSISFTPFDWNDYLPPGGSVRFEFDGINPDWPAVKISNVALNGVLCTA
- a CDS encoding nuclear transport factor 2 family protein, whose product is MARDPIAVATALLRALEAGHRGEDLRHHFAPSASTTEHPNRLKPAGARATLDQMLAASEVGAGLLARQEYDVRSAVAVGDTAILRLTWSGVVARDAGPFRRGDELVAHIAQFVETADGLITSIETFDCYEPFDARP
- a CDS encoding MarR family winged helix-turn-helix transcriptional regulator, giving the protein MATLDPAGIDIATLAWLAGSAANRAILAELHRAGHTGVRNSHGYVIQHLIHGAPTVSELADLLDVTQQAASKHLLELERLDYVARVPDPGDSRVRRARLTDRGRRLVDDSRRVRRQLDDRLTKLAGDDAADSARRVLVRLLDATGETASVTARRAVPPSE
- a CDS encoding AMP-binding protein; its protein translation is MVSFAGALAEPGLRKGDTVLLLLPAAPQTVIAMLACARSGLINSVVIASTTPDRPSSSRRRAGSTDLGPSATARGRGRARPIAPRAVGVRGVAAPRHRGCGTCGVPEPALRR
- a CDS encoding MerR family transcriptional regulator — its product is MLTIGEFSRLTHLSVRTLRRYHEAALLEPAVVDETTGYRYYGVDQIPTAQVIHRLRELDVPLSDVQRILRTPDPGVRATLVADHLQRLEDVLDRTRAAVVSLRRLLRPDPAPIDVELRAEPARTVAAVEAVIGHRDVATWFAGAMAELEAAVGAAATGPPGGCYDNALFEQERGHALVYLPTATPPRAGRVHPVTLPAVELAVTTHVGEHDGAEVTYGELGTWVVENAMSVAGPVREVYAVGPRDTSDPAAWRTEIGWPVFRVT
- a CDS encoding nuclear transport factor 2 family protein, which codes for MTQRTDLPSDLLPATVRGFFAAHVVHDADTASSFLTEDAVVVDQDETFRGREAVHAFLRDAGAEFEYTTEQIGTRRVDDAHWVVTVRIEGTFPGGVAELDYRFALRDDLIAELVIANHSA
- a CDS encoding SDR family oxidoreductase, with protein sequence MSGSDRDRLDGRRALVTGGSKGSGKAVAERLREMGADVYVTARTMPDGYEHPDRFIEADTSTIEGTDAVASRIAEAGGALDILVHVVGGSSTPAGGFAVITDDQWLTELNLNFLGAVRLDRALLPAMIESGAGVVLHFTSIQRELPLYDASLAYAAAKAALRTYSKGLANELAPRGVRVNAISPGGIETEAYERFVDRIAEGSGSTREAAKQTIYDSLGGVPLGRFANTGEIADLVGFLVSDRASAIVGAEYVIDGGTVPTV
- a CDS encoding alpha/beta hydrolase — protein: MTEQVAERPSAQPIGPPPPFDPELAPVLEVLTSLRPPDAYRPDNIVEMRGPVPGVETPTDEVLSRGGAYSVRERTVPGPDGEPDISLLICLPKHAATPTPAIYYVHGGGMIVGDNRFGLVEMLNLAEPMGMAVVSVEYRLAPETPHPGPVEDCYAGLVWTSDHAHELNIDPERIVIAGASAGGGLAAGVTLMARDRNGPAVLAQLLLSPMLDDRNDSPSARQMRGLGVWDSSSNETGWNALLGGSVRGGPDVSGYAAPSRAADLSGLPSTFIDVGSAETFRDEDVAHASRMWQAGCHVELHVWPGGFHGFDVVAPHAALSQDAIAARVAWLRRQLGCSPGEALSRAGLHA
- a CDS encoding transposase codes for the protein MLQEPDPDLMAKMHRILDLADHPSDDGRVICVDEFGPLNLQRCKGRAWRPTGAPRRLQATYNRRHGVMHMLAALNLTSGKIHYRIRRRKRHGELLDLLASLRGRWPGQRRYLVMDGFSPHRHPDVRDWAAGNDADLVFPPTCNSWLNWIEAEFTALRYCALPAIDPPPAWISTAIPQGVLNS
- a CDS encoding transposase encodes the protein MESLRFLLRDRDGKFSQVFDAVSHADDLRVIKSAPQAPRMNAHCERVIGTIRRELLDHILITGESHAHQVLKTCEDHYNRHRPHHARDQLPPETQHQLPAVHDLNVRRLHRTRILGGLVNEYRHVA